In the Leptospira selangorensis genome, one interval contains:
- a CDS encoding lysophospholipid acyltransferase family protein, with translation MNPLKFMESRLGRFSPKYRKLVLRTYVVTLRLVLTVAFPNMIAGIFYAIVGNREKQYVSFLKGSKTWGAAVIKMTKTDLMIKNEMQIPEKGHMIFLNHVNEIDFPYDCLVVNKPYLANQVIKKTLVAYWWMKAMGSQVFETSKAATIAVSVRNLIKGLSTTSYIVYPEGHNSYSEIIQPMQKGMVKLAYENKIPVVVVLKSGITTYQTEPMFAKVGYKFIGRYEPWTYASWESFRDFLYETMSKEKIALDSEIGTVREPVSSKSK, from the coding sequence ATGAATCCACTCAAGTTTATGGAAAGCCGTTTGGGCAGGTTTTCCCCGAAGTATCGTAAACTGGTATTACGCACCTATGTCGTAACCTTAAGATTGGTACTTACGGTAGCATTTCCGAATATGATCGCTGGGATTTTTTACGCGATCGTAGGTAATAGAGAAAAGCAGTACGTCTCTTTTCTAAAGGGTTCTAAAACTTGGGGAGCCGCAGTCATTAAAATGACCAAAACGGATCTTATGATTAAGAATGAAATGCAGATCCCTGAAAAAGGTCATATGATCTTCTTAAATCATGTAAACGAAATAGATTTTCCTTATGATTGCCTAGTTGTGAATAAACCTTATCTTGCGAACCAAGTGATTAAAAAAACTTTAGTAGCTTATTGGTGGATGAAGGCGATGGGTTCCCAGGTTTTTGAAACTTCTAAAGCAGCCACCATCGCAGTATCCGTTCGTAATTTAATAAAAGGACTTTCAACTACTTCTTATATAGTTTATCCGGAAGGTCATAATTCTTATTCCGAAATTATCCAACCTATGCAAAAAGGGATGGTTAAACTCGCTTATGAGAATAAGATCCCTGTGGTGGTAGTCTTAAAATCAGGGATCACCACTTACCAAACGGAACCTATGTTTGCTAAAGTAGGATATAAATTTATAGGAAGATACGAACCCTGGACTTACGCTAGCTGGGAGAGTTTTAGAGATTTCTTATACGAAACCATGAGCAAGGAAAAGATCGCATTAGACTCCGAGATCGGAACAGTGCGCGAACCTGTCTCTTCTAAATCCAAGTGA
- a CDS encoding acetyl-CoA carboxylase biotin carboxylase subunit, translating into MIKRLLIANRGEISLRIQKTCKRLGIETVAVYSDADKDAPFVKAADFSFYLGESEPSKSYLVIPNILKAIKETGADSVHPGYGFLSEKAEFARELSKAGISFLGPKPETVDLMGDKIRSRAAMEKAGVPVVPGYEGDSQEHSVLLKEAERIGFPVMIKASAGGGGKGMKRVFSKEEFLPALESAQREAGNAFGDARVFLEKYIINPRHIEVQVFGDTSGKVIHLFERECSIQRRHQKVVEESPAPNLPSELKQKICEVAVKAASSIGYIGAGTVEFILGEDGAFYFLEMNTRLQVEHPVTESVTGFDLVEWQIRIAEGVSIEKLTGGKSPSQSGHAIEVRLYAEDPENEFLPSIGKIELARFPEVQNLRVDSGVITGSEVSLYYDPMLAKVIGIGKTREEARKNLIAGLEETIVFGPITNLNYLKAILEHSEFVNGNTNTHFLEKHKIVWEESGEEKEALMKTASFLANRSVKTSSVWEAVGPNGVWGEIS; encoded by the coding sequence GTGATTAAAAGATTACTCATCGCAAACAGGGGAGAGATCTCTCTCCGTATCCAAAAAACCTGCAAAAGGTTAGGCATAGAGACTGTAGCCGTATATTCGGATGCGGATAAGGATGCACCTTTTGTAAAAGCCGCTGACTTTTCTTTTTATTTGGGGGAGTCGGAACCTTCTAAATCTTATTTAGTAATTCCTAATATACTCAAGGCTATCAAAGAAACCGGAGCGGATTCTGTTCATCCAGGTTATGGGTTTTTATCCGAGAAGGCCGAATTTGCAAGAGAACTTTCTAAAGCGGGGATTTCTTTTTTAGGACCTAAGCCTGAAACTGTGGATCTAATGGGAGATAAGATCCGTTCTCGTGCAGCCATGGAGAAGGCAGGAGTTCCCGTTGTTCCCGGATATGAAGGGGATTCCCAAGAACATTCCGTTTTGTTAAAAGAAGCGGAGAGGATCGGATTTCCGGTCATGATCAAGGCTAGTGCCGGTGGCGGTGGAAAAGGAATGAAACGTGTCTTTTCCAAAGAAGAATTTTTACCCGCATTAGAATCGGCCCAAAGAGAAGCAGGAAATGCTTTTGGGGACGCGAGAGTATTTTTAGAAAAGTATATTATAAACCCTAGACATATAGAAGTTCAGGTATTCGGTGATACTTCCGGAAAAGTAATCCATCTTTTCGAAAGAGAATGTTCCATCCAAAGAAGACACCAGAAGGTAGTGGAGGAATCTCCCGCACCTAATTTGCCTTCTGAACTGAAACAAAAGATATGTGAAGTAGCCGTTAAGGCCGCTTCTTCCATTGGTTATATCGGTGCTGGAACAGTTGAATTCATTTTAGGAGAAGATGGAGCATTCTACTTCTTAGAAATGAATACAAGACTGCAAGTAGAACATCCAGTTACCGAATCTGTAACCGGATTTGATTTGGTAGAATGGCAGATCAGAATTGCAGAAGGTGTGAGTATCGAAAAACTCACAGGTGGAAAATCTCCATCCCAGAGTGGACATGCGATCGAGGTTCGGTTGTACGCGGAAGATCCTGAGAATGAGTTCCTACCTTCCATCGGTAAAATAGAACTCGCCAGATTCCCGGAGGTCCAAAATTTGAGAGTGGATTCCGGGGTTATTACCGGTTCCGAAGTTTCTCTCTATTACGATCCAATGCTTGCGAAAGTGATCGGGATCGGAAAAACAAGAGAAGAAGCGCGTAAAAATCTGATCGCAGGCCTCGAAGAGACAATCGTATTCGGGCCGATCACAAATCTGAATTATTTAAAAGCAATCTTGGAACATTCCGAGTTCGTAAACGGAAATACCAATACTCATTTTTTAGAAAAACATAAAATAGTTTGGGAAGAATCCGGAGAAGAAAAAGAGGCACTTATGAAAACTGCTTCTTTCCTTGCGAACCGTTCAGTGAAAACTTCCTCCGTATGGGAAGCCGTAGGGCCGAACGGAGTTTGGGGAGAAATATCTTGA
- a CDS encoding acetyl-CoA carboxylase biotin carboxyl carrier protein subunit, with product MNRLFRLQWKEKEYVLDLGDSSSRLFGPEKKWESLLTHYSWTEGKDGSYSLPDGSVALLRSGKLFIHTKGKTFQFAIRGRESSDAQTASLEIKSPMPGKIIKVEVKPGDSVKKGQTLAVVEAMKMEHALKAGGDAKVQEVLAQPSDIVSQDQLLIKLSES from the coding sequence TTGAACCGTTTGTTCCGACTTCAGTGGAAAGAAAAAGAATATGTATTGGATCTGGGAGATTCTTCCTCCAGATTATTCGGTCCTGAAAAAAAATGGGAGTCACTTCTGACTCATTATTCTTGGACAGAAGGAAAGGACGGTTCTTATTCTTTACCTGACGGGAGTGTCGCATTACTTAGAAGCGGAAAACTTTTCATTCATACGAAAGGAAAAACATTCCAGTTTGCGATCAGAGGAAGGGAATCTTCCGATGCACAGACCGCTTCTTTGGAAATTAAAAGTCCGATGCCGGGAAAGATCATCAAGGTAGAAGTGAAGCCCGGAGACTCTGTTAAGAAAGGACAGACCCTTGCAGTTGTGGAAGCAATGAAGATGGAGCACGCATTGAAGGCCGGGGGAGATGCTAAAGTACAAGAAGTACTCGCTCAACCGAGTGATATAGTTTCCCAAGACCAGTTGCTTATCAAATTAAGCGAATCATAA
- the omp85 gene encoding Omp85 family outer membrane protein gives MKHFLIRIGIIAILAFVSTQNISADPGLLDGCEKPPERTDLPFYISPKRQLCKKDLEKKKEGWFPTGLPLLNSDPNTGIGYGIRVFAYNNGKKEDPFFEYTPYKFRIYAQYFNTTKQRQYQDVAFDAPYVFGTQWRLRGEGVYDANPNTLFFGLGESSLQTLSYTDRNQDGGSVFTNATFADQQRNLAYTRPGGPGDPVDVNGSVYNGFPAQNGFRVTDSQYNRYNLISPTAMLSGERSYVGGTVRLVAGLRMSQNIVRAFDGTLANATDPILGDSPFSAGGRAISGTTKITEDYNSGKILGYHGGMVNTLRLGVVYDTRDLEPDPNQGVFLEATYERSAKTFGSNFDYSKYFTQAKFFWSPFPRVFDKLVVAGRGGFSVTEGDAPFFEYRNMWGTEGVISGLGGRTTLRGYKQDRFVGRAMGWGNIELRWKFGSLSVAGQHFAFNLVPFLDFGRIWDDEHKVGTKDYKYSRGLGLRIAWNQTTIIMFDYAVSREDKQLFVNFNHAF, from the coding sequence ATGAAGCATTTCCTTATTCGCATAGGCATAATTGCTATATTGGCCTTTGTTTCGACTCAAAATATCTCCGCTGATCCGGGCCTTTTGGACGGTTGTGAAAAACCTCCTGAAAGAACGGATCTACCATTCTATATCAGTCCTAAAAGACAACTTTGTAAAAAGGATTTAGAAAAGAAGAAGGAAGGTTGGTTCCCAACCGGATTGCCTCTTTTAAATTCAGATCCGAATACAGGGATCGGTTACGGTATTCGTGTATTTGCATACAATAATGGAAAAAAAGAAGATCCGTTTTTCGAATATACTCCTTACAAATTCAGGATTTACGCTCAGTACTTCAATACCACAAAACAACGCCAGTATCAGGACGTTGCTTTCGATGCGCCTTACGTGTTCGGTACACAATGGCGTTTGAGAGGAGAAGGTGTATATGATGCCAACCCGAATACGTTATTCTTCGGTTTAGGAGAATCTTCTCTCCAAACCTTAAGTTATACGGATAGGAACCAGGATGGAGGGTCTGTTTTTACTAACGCAACTTTTGCAGACCAACAAAGAAACCTGGCTTATACTAGACCTGGTGGTCCTGGAGATCCTGTCGATGTTAACGGTTCCGTATATAACGGATTCCCTGCGCAGAACGGATTTAGAGTGACAGACTCTCAGTATAACCGTTATAATTTGATCTCTCCTACAGCGATGCTGAGTGGAGAAAGATCATATGTCGGAGGAACTGTCCGACTCGTTGCAGGACTTCGTATGTCTCAGAATATCGTAAGGGCGTTTGATGGAACTCTTGCGAATGCTACAGATCCGATCTTAGGTGATTCTCCTTTCAGTGCAGGTGGAAGAGCGATCAGCGGTACTACTAAAATTACCGAAGATTATAACTCAGGAAAGATCTTAGGATATCATGGTGGTATGGTAAACACACTTCGTTTAGGTGTGGTTTACGATACGAGAGATTTGGAACCGGATCCGAACCAAGGTGTGTTTTTAGAAGCAACTTACGAAAGATCTGCAAAAACTTTCGGATCTAATTTCGATTATTCTAAATATTTCACTCAGGCAAAATTCTTCTGGAGCCCATTCCCAAGAGTTTTCGACAAATTGGTTGTCGCAGGCCGTGGAGGTTTCTCTGTTACTGAAGGAGATGCTCCATTCTTCGAATATCGTAATATGTGGGGAACAGAAGGTGTGATCTCCGGACTAGGCGGACGTACTACATTAAGAGGTTATAAACAAGATCGCTTCGTAGGACGTGCGATGGGTTGGGGTAATATCGAACTTCGTTGGAAATTCGGTTCCCTTTCAGTTGCAGGACAACACTTTGCATTCAACTTAGTTCCATTTTTGGACTTTGGGCGAATCTGGGACGACGAACATAAGGTTGGGACTAAGGATTATAAATATTCCCGAGGTCTTGGGCTCAGGATCGCTTGGAACCAAACGACGATCATCATGTTCGACTACGCTGTTTCTAGAGAAGATAAGCAGCTATTCGTAAACTTCAACCACGCGTTCTAA
- the lsa25 gene encoding surface adhesin Lsa25: protein MRKVYYIIRSLFTLFAFSMLAMGCEEKLDRSPYGFREEDDSDLIAGAIFFQAFTTNPDGTTTDATSGLMWKTCSQGQVFSGTTTNFSCRGASGTLANPSSFGAKELQYCSVDLNSCNTLGIPQTLTNVSPIGIPGNSEALDSCANDNTGGHNDWRVASFLELKYLSSNSRNFMLLKFPDTIEAFYWSSTANEQDVGGKTARAVSFTRDRFGEDESFSKTTRYFVRCVR from the coding sequence ATGAGAAAAGTATATTATATAATAAGATCATTATTCACCTTATTCGCGTTTAGTATGCTCGCGATGGGTTGTGAAGAAAAATTAGATCGTAGTCCTTATGGCTTCAGAGAAGAAGACGATAGTGATTTAATCGCTGGAGCGATCTTCTTCCAAGCTTTTACTACTAATCCAGATGGAACAACAACAGATGCCACAAGCGGTTTGATGTGGAAGACTTGTAGCCAAGGCCAGGTGTTCAGCGGAACTACTACGAATTTCAGTTGTAGAGGAGCTAGTGGCACTTTGGCAAATCCGAGTTCTTTCGGAGCGAAAGAACTACAATATTGTAGTGTTGATCTGAATTCTTGTAATACATTAGGAATTCCTCAAACACTTACAAATGTATCTCCGATCGGGATTCCAGGAAATTCAGAGGCATTAGATTCTTGTGCAAATGATAACACAGGTGGTCATAATGACTGGAGAGTTGCTAGTTTCTTAGAGTTAAAATATTTAAGCTCTAATAGCCGCAACTTCATGCTTTTAAAATTCCCAGATACAATAGAGGCATTCTATTGGAGTTCGACAGCAAATGAACAAGATGTAGGAGGTAAGACAGCTAGAGCGGTATCTTTCACCAGAGATAGATTTGGGGAAGATGAATCTTTTAGCAAGACTACCAGATATTTTGTTCGTTGTGTAAGGTAA
- the omp85 gene encoding Omp85 family outer membrane protein — protein MRIKEIKSLVLTICFVASFNIDAQDFIPEPGCEKPPARKNMPFHMDTSKQLCSKDLAVKREGWYPTGLPLINSDPLEGVGFGVRAYAYNNGLKSDPLFDYTPYRVRFFAQYFNTSKNAQYHQLSLDMPFIANTQWRLRADAFLTITPTTLYFGIGEGSLKTLSYFDRNQPGGDYVNNATFADQSKNFGYYRPGGPQDPVSFGGNTYYGVPSQPGFVVTNKMYNGYIIETPMVNLSTERSFFGGTVRLVAGIKASENMIRTFDGKKAPGYDPVLGMDYGANVPNAKTRLTQDAEAGKILGYHGGYVNAVRLALVYDTRDFEPDPNSGVFLEGTFEKNSKAFGSDFNFQKYFAQGKFFWSPFPKVFDKLVIASRFGAGLSEGDVPFFEYRNMWGTEGLIGGLGGIRTIRGYKQDRFVGRMMGWGNIEVRWKFGSLRVGDEYFAFNLVPFMDFGRVWDDEHKVGTKDYKYSHGLGLRIAWNQATIIMIDWAKSREDEQLFVNFSHAF, from the coding sequence ATGAGGATTAAAGAAATTAAATCGTTGGTGCTAACGATTTGTTTTGTAGCAAGTTTCAATATAGACGCCCAAGATTTTATCCCTGAACCGGGATGCGAGAAACCTCCTGCTCGCAAAAATATGCCGTTTCATATGGATACTTCTAAACAGCTTTGTTCAAAAGATTTAGCTGTAAAAAGAGAAGGTTGGTATCCTACCGGACTTCCATTGATTAATTCAGATCCACTCGAGGGCGTTGGGTTTGGTGTTCGTGCGTATGCTTATAATAACGGTTTAAAATCAGATCCGTTATTCGATTATACTCCCTACAGAGTTAGGTTTTTTGCTCAGTATTTTAATACGAGTAAAAACGCTCAGTACCATCAGCTCAGTTTAGATATGCCGTTTATTGCGAATACGCAATGGCGTCTTCGCGCGGATGCGTTTCTGACAATTACTCCTACCACTCTTTACTTTGGAATCGGTGAAGGGTCTCTTAAGACTCTCAGCTATTTTGATCGAAACCAGCCAGGTGGAGATTATGTTAATAACGCTACATTCGCTGACCAAAGCAAAAATTTCGGTTATTATAGACCTGGAGGTCCTCAGGATCCGGTTTCCTTCGGAGGCAATACCTATTACGGGGTTCCAAGCCAACCGGGTTTCGTTGTTACTAACAAAATGTACAACGGATATATCATAGAAACTCCTATGGTCAATTTAAGTACTGAGAGATCTTTCTTTGGTGGAACCGTTCGTTTGGTCGCAGGGATAAAAGCTTCCGAAAATATGATCAGGACCTTTGATGGAAAGAAAGCTCCAGGTTACGATCCCGTTTTAGGTATGGATTATGGAGCAAATGTACCTAACGCTAAAACTCGCCTAACTCAAGATGCAGAAGCAGGTAAAATTTTAGGTTATCACGGTGGATATGTAAACGCAGTACGTCTCGCTTTAGTATATGATACTCGAGACTTCGAACCGGATCCTAATAGTGGAGTTTTCTTAGAAGGAACATTCGAGAAAAATAGCAAGGCATTTGGTTCGGACTTCAATTTCCAAAAATACTTTGCACAAGGAAAATTCTTCTGGAGCCCGTTCCCGAAAGTTTTCGACAAACTCGTTATCGCTTCTCGCTTCGGAGCAGGACTTTCCGAAGGAGATGTTCCATTCTTCGAATATCGTAATATGTGGGGAACGGAAGGTTTGATCGGAGGACTCGGAGGTATTCGTACCATCCGTGGTTATAAACAAGACCGTTTCGTAGGAAGAATGATGGGCTGGGGTAATATCGAGGTAAGATGGAAATTCGGATCCTTACGTGTGGGGGACGAATACTTCGCATTTAACTTAGTTCCATTTATGGACTTCGGACGTGTTTGGGATGACGAGCATAAGGTCGGAACTAAGGATTATAAATATTCACATGGTCTCGGACTTAGGATCGCTTGGAACCAAGCTACGATCATCATGATCGACTGGGCAAAATCAAGAGAAGACGAACAGTTATTCGTAAACTTCAGCCACGCGTTCTAA
- the lsa25 gene encoding surface adhesin Lsa25 translates to MRKVYYIIRSLFTLFAFSMLAMGCEEKLDRSPYGFREEDDSDLIAGAIFFQAFTNNGDGTTTDATSGLMWKTCSQGQVFSGDATNFSCRGANGTLANPSSFGAKELQYCSVDLNSCNTLGIPQTLTNVSPIGIPGNSEALDSCANDNTGSHNDWRVASFLELKYLSSNSRNFMLLKFPDTIEAFYWSSTANEQDVGGKTARAVSFTRDRFGEDESFSKTTRYFVRCVR, encoded by the coding sequence ATGAGAAAAGTATATTATATAATAAGATCATTATTCACCTTATTCGCGTTTAGTATGCTCGCGATGGGTTGCGAAGAGAAATTAGATCGTAGTCCTTATGGCTTCAGAGAAGAAGATGATAGCGATTTAATCGCTGGAGCGATTTTCTTCCAAGCTTTCACGAATAATGGAGATGGAACAACAACGGATGCCACAAGCGGTTTGATGTGGAAGACTTGCAGCCAAGGCCAAGTGTTCAGCGGAGATGCCACTAATTTCAGTTGCAGAGGAGCAAACGGGACGCTAGCGAATCCAAGTTCATTCGGAGCAAAAGAACTACAATATTGTAGTGTTGATCTGAATTCTTGTAATACATTAGGAATTCCTCAAACACTCACAAATGTATCTCCGATTGGTATACCAGGTAATTCAGAGGCATTAGATTCTTGTGCAAATGATAACACAGGGAGTCATAATGACTGGAGAGTGGCGAGTTTCTTAGAGTTAAAATATTTAAGCTCTAATAGCCGCAACTTCATGCTTTTAAAATTCCCAGATACAATAGAGGCATTCTATTGGAGTTCAACGGCAAATGAACAAGATGTAGGAGGTAAGACAGCTAGAGCGGTATCTTTCACCAGAGATAGATTTGGGGAAGATGAATCTTTTAGCAAGACTACCAGATACTTTGTTCGTTGTGTAAGGTAA
- the nadB gene encoding L-aspartate oxidase: MPRIKTDFLVIGSGITGLFQALKLSNVGQTVIVTKKSDYESNTNYAQGGIASVFAQGDKFEDHVKDTLESGAGLCDPEAVRVLVEEGPPLVKELLEYGVPFNLNQEGEFDLHREGGHGTNRIVHAHDRTGHEIEKTLLQIVKQNPNIRILEYHTVVDLITPHHLKKKGLICFGAYVLSNQTGEVIPILAKKTIIASGGSGQVYSHTTNPKIATGDGVACAYRAGAEIRNMEFYQFHPTSLYHEKGDSFLISEAVRGKGAVLLGMDGEPFMKKYHPMADLATRDIVARAIDAEMKKSGDPHVWLDISHKPAAEIKESFPSIYAKCLELGIDITTDPIPVVPAAHFMCGGIATDLWGKTRIENLFAAGEASCTGVHGGNRLASNSLLECLVFSNRIAEEIRKNPPDFLPEHEQIPAWDKEGLVNTEEWVLISHDLSEIKNTMSNYVGIVRSNLRLERAKRRMDLIYAEVRDYYNRTIVTNPLLELRNLVLVAELIIRSALARHESRGLHYSTDYPENRSPSRHDTILINDLVHGDLQAPL; this comes from the coding sequence ATGCCAAGAATTAAAACCGATTTTCTAGTCATTGGGAGCGGTATTACCGGTCTTTTCCAAGCATTAAAACTTTCTAATGTAGGTCAGACAGTGATCGTGACAAAGAAGTCAGATTACGAGTCGAATACCAATTATGCGCAAGGTGGAATTGCCTCCGTTTTTGCTCAGGGGGACAAATTCGAGGATCACGTAAAAGATACCTTAGAATCCGGAGCTGGACTCTGCGATCCAGAAGCAGTCCGAGTTTTGGTGGAAGAAGGTCCTCCTCTAGTCAAAGAACTTTTAGAATACGGTGTCCCATTCAACCTGAACCAAGAAGGAGAATTCGATCTTCATAGAGAAGGCGGACATGGAACAAATCGTATAGTCCATGCTCATGACAGAACAGGTCACGAGATCGAAAAAACCCTCCTTCAGATCGTAAAACAAAACCCAAATATTAGAATATTAGAATACCATACTGTGGTAGACCTGATCACTCCGCACCATCTCAAAAAGAAAGGTCTTATTTGTTTTGGGGCTTATGTTCTTTCCAACCAAACCGGAGAAGTAATCCCGATTCTCGCGAAAAAAACGATCATCGCAAGTGGAGGGTCCGGGCAGGTTTATTCCCATACTACAAACCCTAAGATCGCAACCGGCGATGGAGTCGCTTGTGCGTATCGTGCTGGTGCAGAGATCCGGAATATGGAATTTTACCAATTCCACCCTACTTCTCTTTATCATGAAAAAGGAGATTCATTTCTGATCTCCGAAGCAGTCAGAGGAAAAGGTGCGGTATTACTTGGAATGGACGGAGAACCGTTCATGAAAAAATACCATCCGATGGCTGATCTTGCCACAAGAGATATAGTCGCAAGAGCCATAGACGCAGAGATGAAGAAGTCGGGAGATCCACATGTTTGGTTGGATATCTCACATAAACCTGCGGCAGAGATCAAAGAATCTTTCCCTTCTATTTATGCAAAATGTCTCGAGTTAGGAATAGATATCACTACTGATCCTATCCCGGTTGTTCCTGCGGCCCATTTCATGTGCGGAGGGATCGCAACTGATCTTTGGGGAAAAACAAGGATAGAAAATTTATTCGCAGCAGGAGAAGCTTCCTGCACGGGAGTCCACGGTGGAAACCGTCTTGCTTCTAATAGTTTGTTGGAATGTCTAGTATTCTCCAATCGGATCGCAGAAGAGATCCGCAAAAATCCGCCGGACTTCTTGCCTGAACATGAACAGATCCCTGCTTGGGACAAAGAAGGTTTAGTCAATACGGAAGAATGGGTATTGATCTCCCATGATCTTTCGGAGATCAAAAACACGATGTCCAATTACGTCGGAATTGTCCGCTCTAATCTACGCTTAGAAAGAGCAAAAAGAAGAATGGATTTGATCTATGCGGAAGTCAGAGACTATTATAATAGGACGATAGTCACAAATCCTCTATTAGAACTTCGTAATTTGGTTTTGGTGGCTGAATTAATTATTCGTTCTGCACTTGCCAGACACGAGAGTAGAGGACTTCATTATTCTACCGATTATCCGGAGAACAGATCCCCATCCAGACATGATACAATTCTGATCAATGATCTGGTGCATGGGGATCTTCAAGCGCCTCTTTAG
- a CDS encoding S41 family peptidase, with amino-acid sequence MKSLKSLSLSFLSVILCTSIFFCQPSSGNSKTTADFTLKDFDSVVKTVEGNYIDKNIDKNRAYKDAAVFALLSLPHGLYLYPESYFTDREKYEESDEIFPGKSFKLSPEDKFVLFDPDYKEVEKIRDRKLKEESNKPKLSNDEVLKLVEREKVRKKVLTAKWEQTNFSKKDFDRVLAYLEKNLQNYTTPPLKDPFGEEDPKEKEPFSIKDVYLAAANGYLSSLDPHSQVFLKAAWEESMAKIEDGSFEGIGAILSGGGNKEVIVENPLEGRPAVTAGVRAGDVILAVDGKSTKGMLLDKVVERIKGKKGSKVVLTIRRKGVAGTLAIEVVRDTIEIRNITSKLIDNHPYIGYIKLTGFVKSDPSVDKEFVQHFKELEKQSTSKGTKLKALVLDLRNNPGGYLDLAIDLADMFVTNGLIVSVKSPNRSPEDSNAGKKDLTDLPVAVLINAKSASASEIVASALKHHGRGLILGERSFGKATVQKLQELRGNGAYYIKLTQSRYYAPSGNTIQVVGVKPDVDVSSEEDGSFPFHYREENMWNHLPELPSSAEEKSHFDVKKLDGWVKSNGQAEKFIQEHKNDPIKPDFQLIRSIDYVEALLNTGTKRK; translated from the coding sequence TTGAAAAGCTTGAAATCCCTCTCCTTATCCTTTCTTTCAGTTATCTTATGTACGAGCATCTTCTTCTGCCAACCTTCTTCCGGAAATTCCAAGACCACGGCAGATTTCACTCTCAAAGATTTTGACAGCGTAGTCAAGACTGTTGAGGGAAACTATATAGATAAAAATATAGATAAAAACCGCGCCTATAAGGACGCAGCGGTTTTTGCACTTCTATCCTTGCCTCATGGCCTCTATTTGTATCCGGAAAGTTATTTTACCGATCGAGAAAAATACGAAGAGTCGGATGAAATTTTCCCTGGCAAATCTTTCAAACTTTCTCCGGAGGACAAATTTGTTCTATTCGATCCGGATTATAAAGAAGTGGAGAAGATCCGAGACAGAAAACTGAAAGAAGAGTCCAACAAACCTAAACTTTCGAATGACGAGGTGCTTAAGTTAGTGGAAAGAGAGAAGGTTCGCAAAAAAGTGCTCACCGCTAAATGGGAGCAGACCAACTTCTCCAAAAAAGACTTTGATCGTGTTCTTGCTTACCTCGAAAAAAATCTACAAAATTATACCACTCCTCCACTCAAAGATCCGTTTGGAGAAGAAGACCCTAAAGAAAAAGAACCATTCAGCATCAAGGATGTATATCTAGCTGCAGCTAACGGTTATCTTTCCTCTTTAGATCCGCATAGCCAAGTATTCCTAAAAGCTGCCTGGGAAGAATCCATGGCAAAAATCGAAGACGGAAGTTTCGAAGGGATCGGGGCAATTTTAAGCGGCGGCGGTAATAAAGAAGTTATCGTAGAAAATCCATTAGAAGGAAGACCTGCAGTTACTGCAGGTGTTCGCGCCGGAGATGTGATCCTTGCAGTCGACGGAAAATCTACCAAAGGGATGTTACTCGACAAGGTAGTAGAAAGGATCAAAGGTAAAAAAGGATCCAAAGTAGTTCTGACCATCCGCAGAAAAGGAGTGGCGGGGACATTGGCTATCGAAGTGGTCCGAGATACGATCGAGATCCGAAATATCACAAGCAAGTTGATCGATAATCATCCTTATATTGGATATATCAAACTAACAGGTTTCGTAAAATCAGATCCTTCTGTTGATAAAGAATTCGTACAACATTTCAAAGAATTAGAAAAACAATCTACTTCTAAAGGAACCAAACTGAAAGCATTGGTTCTAGATCTAAGAAATAACCCTGGAGGTTATTTGGATCTGGCGATTGATCTTGCGGATATGTTCGTAACTAACGGATTAATCGTTTCCGTAAAAAGTCCGAATAGAAGTCCTGAAGATTCGAACGCAGGTAAAAAAGATCTGACTGATCTGCCGGTTGCGGTTCTAATCAATGCGAAATCCGCTTCTGCTTCTGAAATTGTAGCTTCTGCACTCAAACATCATGGTAGAGGTTTGATCCTGGGAGAGAGATCTTTCGGAAAAGCAACCGTTCAAAAACTACAAGAGTTAAGAGGAAACGGAGCTTATTATATCAAACTTACTCAGTCCAGATATTATGCACCTTCCGGGAACACGATCCAAGTAGTCGGAGTGAAACCTGATGTGGATGTTTCTTCCGAAGAAGACGGTAGTTTCCCATTCCATTATCGCGAAGAGAACATGTGGAATCACCTTCCTGAGTTACCTTCTTCCGCTGAGGAAAAAAGCCATTTCGACGTGAAAAAGCTGGATGGCTGGGTAAAATCAAACGGACAAGCGGAGAAGTTCATCCAAGAACATAAGAACGATCCGATCAAGCCTGATTTCCAATTGATCCGTTCCATAGATTACGTAGAAGCTCTTTTAAACACAGGCACAAAACGTAAGTAA